Genomic window (Drosophila sulfurigaster albostrigata strain 15112-1811.04 chromosome 2R, ASM2355843v2, whole genome shotgun sequence):
TGCATGAACTGCTGCTACTAAGGCGTGGGTGGGGATCTGTGTCTGGGTGTATccttcatcttcatcatcatcattatcatcatcatcatccgtAGTAGCACCCATCACGATGATGGGGAATATAGAGAAGAGAGCAAGACTTAATTGACTCACATATTATTCCTTATGCTACCATCCGCAGTGCTCAATCAGCAAATCTTACAGAATGTCAATCAGTCGTGGCAGACGCTGGCCAACACGGCCAACACTGTCGACTATTCATCGCATTTGCTATCCGCAACACTGCCAATATCCATACAGCACTTCCTCAAGTACTCGGAAACAATAAAGAAGGAATCCTCGGGTGATGTGCTTAAGAATGGCACTAACTTGGCCAGCCTGGCGCTGGGCGGCGTCGCATTAACACCCAGCAACAACGGCGCCAACGGTGGTGGGGCCCATCATAACGGTGGCCTCGTTGGCATGGAGCATGGTGGCGGGCATATGACCAACATGACGGATGCCAATGGCGCCGCATTGGCCAACGGTGGCGCCACCAATGGTGTCAATGGCAATGCGAACGGTACGGTGACCAATGGAGCCGCCGTATCCAGCACTGCAGCGGTGGGCACCACAAATGCCACAGGTGGTggcaccaccaccaccaccggcaagaaaaccaaaaaagaagaaacccCCAAAGGAGAAGAAGCCACGTCCCAAGCCCGGCGAAATTCGTGAAACGAAAGCATTGGATGGCTCCACGCTCTATTGCTGCCCCGAATGCCAGATGGCCTATCCGGATCGCAGTCTGATCGAGCAGCACGTCATCTCGCATGCCGTGGAGCGTCGCTTCGTCTGCGATATCTGCAATGCGGCGCTTAAGCGCAAAGATCATTTGACTCGGCACAAGCTGTCTCACATACCGGACAGGCCGCATGTTTGCAATGTGAGtagattaattgaaattcttggAGTGTAATTTGTACTATTTATTCATTGGATGTGTTACAGATATGCATGAAGTCGTTTAAGCGCAAGGAACAGCTCACTTTGCACATTGTTATACACTCGGGCGAGAAGAAGCACGTCTGCATCGAGTGTGGAAAAGGTGAAAACGAATTGAAGAGATTGCCAAAGTTTGCCATTTACTTACTTGAAATATCTCTCCACTTGCAGGTTTCTATCGCAAGGATCACTTGCGTAAACACACGCGTTCGCACATCGCTCGACGCGTCAAATCGGAAGTATCAGCCCAGAATGTGAATGGCACTACCGCCACTAACAATGCGCAGAATAATTCGCTACATGGTTCCTGAGGTTCGTACAAGGACTTTTGGTAAAGTCTTTAACACATTTCATGCCACAAAAGAGCTACTCAGTTTTTGCCAACACTTTGTCGACAGCAATGCGTTCGCAAAGTGATGGAAAGAGCTGAGTGTGCTTTTGAAATGTGTTGAGGAGTTTACCGAAGGTCCTGCTGAGCGTCACCCCAAATCCAATAACCctcagaaaaaagaaacaaaacaaatacaagttATATACTTACAAACTACAATATATGCAAGTAttagttaaattttgtttacaacACTTTCAGTTCTTTAGCTTTGGTTCTTTCAGTTCACATTTTCGCACAAAAAGTTAAGCAAAGTATAGCAAtttaaatgtacaaaaaagtaaaacaaaaacgaagcaAACGCAAAAGATGAAgagaaattttaaaacatgAAGTAAGCGCATTTCATTTGAACTAAAAAACAGTTTGCTTTCATTTCGTTATGAGGATCTGTGATCTTTGCTGCATAATACTAACAcgaaagaaatgaaaagataaagaataaaaaacgGATAGATGGCAACTTTAAGCTTTtaagtgtaattaaataagttttaaagaatttatgtgCAATTTGTTTACACACATTATGATTTGCATATTCTATTGTTCATCcagcttttgtttattgatcgtcttaaatatatgtacgtaGAATAAGTTTGGAAATTTATTTGAGGAAACCCATTTGATGCGCATATTTGATAAGTAAAGATGTACGAATTGAGAAGGGTATATATTTCTAGTCTTATACTTTATTCGATCAATTATGAATGAGTAACTTGAGGCAGTCAGCCCTGTTTCGAGTTCCGCTGTCGCATTCCTCATATGAGAAAGAGTTGCGAGAGCGGAATTCAAAGCAAGCCTGCGTGTCCTTTAATTTTAAGCTTTTAAagagtaacaaaaaaaagaaaagaaaaccacAACTTCGAAGTGAGCAAACACTAAACAGATAAATGCAATCCAAGCTTGCGTCTTTGCATGCCCAACTTCCAATCGTCGTTTAGATCAAAGCTACCATTAACagataaaagcaaattacaacaatataccatataatacTCTTTAGCTATAGCCAACTTACCATGCttaccaaatacaaaatacaaaatacaacaaaatggaaaaacatcaagaatacaacaatatatatacatatatagatactATACTATAACCAATcgacaaaagaaaaaaaaatacaaaaacaaagaaaaaagaaaccgCTGAGCAGCtctaaatgaaaacaaaacgctaaccaaaaacaataactgcaataaaactcaataaacaaaagaaatatattttatataaatgcaaaaggAAACAGacttataccaaataaaaaacaaaaaacaaaaacaaatggaaaaagaAAACGTTAAAAGTATAGgatatgaatgaatgaaaggCATAAAACAATAACCGAAATAAAGTGCAAACACTTCGTGCAAGTGAAACGTAATTTACTGTTCAAATACATAGCATTTTTTTGAGATTAActataaagtaaagtaaaggtGTAAACAATACCATATACGTTTTATGATATGTACCagcatacatattt
Coding sequences:
- the LOC133836084 gene encoding LOW QUALITY PROTEIN: zinc finger protein 793 (The sequence of the model RefSeq protein was modified relative to this genomic sequence to represent the inferred CDS: deleted 1 base in 1 codon; substituted 1 base at 1 genomic stop codon), producing the protein MMNFSAFGGPFSGIHQFAAKFDAQTPGAFGTPPVNAAAAAAGSDNHVQRYQTNGNHFNQNVPNVSAANNMQYGQNISIPYSQPQSDLNFLNAAAAADHKGKIHPKIERDREEVLNQQILQNVNQSWQTLANTANTVDYSSHLLSATLPISIQHFLKYSETIKKESSGDVLKNGTNLASLALGGVALTPSNNGANGGGAHHNGGLVGMEHGGGHMTNMTDANGAALANGGATNGVNGNANGTVTNGAAVSSTAAVGTTNATGGGTTTTTGKKTKKKKPPKEKKPRPKPGEIRETKALDGSTLYCCPECQMAYPDRSLIEQHVISHAVERRFVCDICNAALKRKDHLTRHKLSHIPDRPHVCNICMKSFKRKEQLTLHIVIHSGEKKHVCIECGKGFYRKDHLRKHTRSHIARRVKSEVSAQNVNGTTATNNAQNNSLHGSXGSYKDFW